In one Kwoniella botswanensis chromosome 3, complete sequence genomic region, the following are encoded:
- a CDS encoding calcium/proton exchanger → MPTQETTPLLGSNHAHGDSSHRTPFDPIKSSRYLLFGSWLNILIVFVPLSIIADLLHWSAAARFATSFLAIVPLAKLLGDSTEQLSMKLGQTLGGLLNATFGNAVELIVAIAALAQNELRLVQTSLLGSVLSNVLLVLGMSFFASGFFFHESTFQVTAAQASSSLLTLACITLILPAAYHASNTEGVESTLKLLLEDGAPDPPDASLRGLLILSRGTSIILLATYLGYLYFQLRTHAQLFEAEQAEDEEAEVASMDQWSAGVWLVIITVITAFCADILVGSIDETAEQWHIPKSIQIAAGMIPLLVIIAWPLHKNLTLFFANFETIVLFVSVMLVNLLLQDGRSNYMEGVMLMSLYLVIALSYLV, encoded by the exons ATGCCGACTCAAGAGACTACCCCTCTTCTGGGCTCGAACCATGCTCACGGTGATTCCTCTCATCGTACCCCCTTCGACCCCATAAAGTCGTCAAGGTATCTTCTCTTCGGCTCATGgctcaacatcctcatcgtaTTTGTTCCCTTGTCAATCATCG CCGACCTTCTCCACTGGAGTGCTGCCGCTCGTTTCGCTACTTCCTTCTTAGCCATCGTGCCGCTTGCAAAG CTCCTCGGTGACAGTACTGAACAACTCTCTATGAAGCTTGGTCAGACTCTGGGTGGTTTGCTTAACGCTAC TTTCGGTAATGCCGTCGAATTGATCGTTGCCATCGCGGCCCTTGCCCAAA ATGAACTCCGATTGGTGCAAACCTCCCTGCTCGGTAGTGTATTATCCAACGTACTCTTGGTTCTGGGCATGAGCTTCTTTGC CTCtggtttcttctttcacGAGTCCACCTTCCAAGTGACTGCCGCCCAAGCAAGCTCATCTCTCCTGACCTTGGCTTGTATCACGCTCATTCTACCTGCTGCAT ACCACGCCTCGAATACTGAGGGAGTGGAATCGACCCTCAAGCTTTTACTCGAAGACGGTGCTCCAGATCCTCCCGACGCATCGCTTCGAGGTCTCCTTATCTTGTCAAGAGGTACTTCCATCATTCTTCTCGCGACTTATCTCGGCTATCTCTATTTTCAGCTTCGTACGCACGCCCAGCTCTTCGAAGCTGAGCAagccgaagatgaagaagctgaagttGCCTCCATGGATCAATGGAGCGCTGGTGTATGGCtggtcatcatcaccgtTATAACCGCTTTTTGCGCTGATATATTGGTGGGAAGTATCGACGAAACCGCTGAGCAATGGCACATTCCCAAAAG TATTCAGATCGCTGCTGGTATGATCCCCTTGCTGGTGATCATAGCCTGGCCCCTTCACAAGAATTTGACCCTATTCTTT GCGAACTTCGAAACCATTGTGTTGTTCGTCTCTGTCATGCTCGTAAACCTTTTACTGcaagatg GTCGATCCAACTATATGGAGGGTGTCATGT TGATGTCCCTATATCTGGTCATTGCCCTGAGCTACCTTGTATAA